The window CGCTGATACAAAGATGGTTCTCTTTGAGCCGCGCAGCTTTGAGGAAGCCCAGGAAATTGCACGCCACCTCAAGAGCCGCCGGGCAGCAGTGGTCAATCTGCACCGTCTGCAGCGGGATTATGCGCAGCGCACGATTGATTTTCTGACCGGTGTTGTCTTTGCGCTGGACGGTACGATCCAGAAGATCGGCCACAATGTCATTCTCTGCACACCTAAGAGCATCGGCGTGGACGGAGCCATTTCGCTGGAAAACGATGATGAATGACGAGACAGAGCGGCTGCTGGAACATCTCAAGGATCTGGAGCGGCGCCGCGATGTCAGAGGCATTCATACGGAATCCGGGTTTCTGAATGAAGAGGAACAGGCGCAGGCGATCGTGAGGTTTCCGCCGTCTGATATGATCCGCTACGTGGGCGGATATCCGGATGCACGCAAGAAGAAAGTCATCTTCCCGAGAGATCTGGAAGATGACTTTTCTGATATCGTATGCATTGCGGCTGATGTTGACCTGCGTTTTCGAAAAATCGGGCATCGTGATATTCTCGGTTCGCTGATGGCGCTGCAGATTGATCGCCACAGCATCGGTGATCTGTTTCTGGATGAGCAGCTGAGCCTGGCCGTGATCTATACCGGCAGTGAGATGGCACGCTTTCTGATCGATAACTATCATTCCATTGCCAATCTCAATGTCTCCTTCCGTGAGGTTGATCCCATCATTCCAGAGCGCCGGCAGGAAGAGATTATCGTCAATGTTGCGGCGCTGCGCATGGATTGCGTCACTGCGGCGCTGGCGCATACGAGCCGTGAAAATGCGAAGGAAATGATCCGGCAGGGGAAGGTGATGGTGAATCATCGTCTTCTTGAGAAAGCAGATTCGTTGTGCAATAATAACTGTACGATTTCCATTCGGGGAATCGGGCGTTTCACCTATGTTTCTGAGCATGGGCGGACACGGAAAAACCGTGTGACCGCTTTGTTTTTGAAGGAACTGTAGGGTGCTGAAAGGAGGCAGGCATGACGGCACCTCGTCCGACATTTCGGGTCATGAAGAATGGATATGACCGGTTTGCGGTAGATGATGCCATTGAACGCTATGCCGCCCAGGTCGATCAGCTGCAGAAGCAGCTGGACGCATTCCGTACACAGCTGGATGAGACGCAGAAACGTCTGCGTCAGGTCGAACAGCAGTACAATGCGATGGTTTCCTCGGCACAGGCGCAGAAGGAAGCGGCCGACAACATAGCCCGCCTGTCACTGCGGGAGGCCAACCAGATTATTTCGACGGCGCAGAAGAATGCGGATGACATCGTCCGTGAAAGTCTGCAGACGGCGCGTCTGATCCTTACGGATCTGTCCAAGCTCTATGGCGGAGCAGAAGAAGTAAAGGATACGACGAAGGAAAATCTGGAAAAAGTGATCAAGGATTTGAATTCGTTTGAACTTCCCAGGATGCCGGATCTGCGGTGGCTTGAGGAAGCAGAGAAGAAGCTGCGCTGAAGCAGGACGTGCGGCTCCGCGGAAATCAGAAGAGAGTCTGGACTGGTGGAAACAGACATGGAAGCGGAGAATCGACATCACCTGGTGAGCAGCCGCCTGATCCGGCGTTATGGGATTGATGAAGGGCATGGGCTTTTGTCCATGAACTAAGGTGGTACCGCGTTTGCCAGCGTCCTTAGATATTCTGAGTGACGCTTTTTTGTTGAAATGATAAGGGGAAAGATGATGACTGTTGACTACAAGAACACGCTTCACATGCCTGACACCGAATTCGAGATGCGCGGCAACCTGGCAAAGAAGGAGCCGGGCATTTTAAAGCAATGGGAAGAGGATAATTATTTCCAGAACATTCTGGCCCATCACAAGGGACAGAAGGCTTTCGTCCTCCATGACGGTCCGCCGTATGCCAACGGCAACCTGCATGCAGGAACGGCCATGAACCGCTGTATCAAGGACTTCACCAACCGTACACATGCCATGTCGGGCTACTATACGCCCTATTTTCCGGGCTGGGATACACATGGCCTGCCGATTGAAAACGCCATTCAGAAGCTTGGCGTCGACCGCAAGAAGCTGAGCCCCGCCGAGTTCCGCAAGAAGTGCGAAGAATATGCGCACCAGCAGATTGCGCAGCAGATGGCAACTGAGAAGCGCCTCGGCCAGATCGGTGACTACGATCACCCGTATATCACGCTGAACAAGGAATTTGAGAAGCGTCAGATCAAGGCCTTCGAGTCGATGGCTCTGCAGGGACTGATCTTCCAGGGCCTCAAGCCGGTCTACTGGTCTCCGTACAATGAAACGGCAGTCGCCGATTCGGAGATCGTTTATCGCGACGTTACCGATGCGACAATTTATCTTGCTTTTCAGATTGCCGATGGCAAAGGCATCTTGGACAGCTCCGACTATTATGTCATCTGGACAACGACGCCATGGACCATTCCGTCCAATGAAGCAGTCAGTCTCAATCCGGATCTGGAATATGCCGAAGTGCAGACCGAAAAGGGCAGACTCATCATGCTCGCAAAGTTTGTCGATCCGCTGCTGGCTAAATTCCATCTGACAAATCAGGGTGTTCTGCGCACCTTCAAAGGCCGTGAGCTGGAGGGCATCACCTATCATCATGTCGTCTTTGATAAAGAGTGCCCGACACTGCTTGGCAGCCACGTCGAAGATCAGGATGGTACCGGCGTCGTTCATACGGCTGGCGGCCATGGTCTCGATGATTTCAATGTCTGCCGCAAGTACGGTCTCGATCCGATCAATACCGTTGACTCTGTCGGCAATATGAATGAGAATGCCGGCAAATATCAGGGCATGTTCTTTGAAGACTGTTCCAAGGCCATTATCCATGATATGAATGAGCAGGGCTGCCTTCTTGCCGTTGAACCGATTACCCATAGCTATCCGCATGACGACCGCCTCAAGAAGAAGGTCATCTTCCGCGCCGTGAAGCAGTGGTTCTGCTCCATCGATAAGGTTCGTGACAAGCTGCTGGATGAAATTGATCATCAGATTGTCTGGCATAACGAATGGGGCCAGGTACGCATGCACAACATGATTGCGGACCGTGAGGACTGGTGCATTTCGCGTCAGCGTCTTTGGGGTGTACCGATTCCGATCTTCTATTGCGAAGACGGTTCGCCGATCATGGAGAAGGAAGTGTTTGATCATATCGCCGATCTGTTCGGTGAATATGGATCCAACGTCTGGTTCGAGCGGGATGCGAAGGGCCTTCTGCCGGAAGGCTACACGAATCCCAAGTCTCCCAACGGCATCTTCACGAAGGAAAAGGACATCATGGATGTATGGTTCGATTCCGGCTCGAGCTGGAGCGAACTCGAGGCCCGCGGCCTGGAATATCCGTGCGACATGTACTTTGAAGGCTCAGATCAGTACCGCGGCTGGTTCAACAGCTCGCTGATTGTCGGTAGCTGCGTTAAGGGCTGTGCGCCGTACAGGGAAGTACTGTCCCATGGCTATGTCGTTGACTCCAAGGGTGAGAAGATGTCCAAGTCGCTTGGCAACGTTGTCAACCCGATGGACATCATCAACAAGAACGGTGCCGATGTATTCCGCCTGTGGGCGGCGACATCCGACTTCAAGGCGGATCTGAAGCTTGGACCGGACAACATCAAGCAGGTATCGGATCAGTACCGCAAGATCCGCAACACGTTCCGTTTCCTGCTGGGCAATGTGAATCCGAAAGACTTTGATCCGAAGAAGGACATGGTCGCCTACAGCGATCTGGAACCGGTGGACCGCTACATTCTGGTTCGTCTGGATGAGACGGTGAAGAGTGTCCGTGAAGATGTGCTCGAGTATGACTATGTGTCTTCCGTAAAGGCACTGATGAACTTCATGGTGAATGAGCTCAGCTCCTATTACTGCGACTTTACGAAGGATATCCTGTACTGCAACGATCTCAACGATCATCGCCGCCGCCAGGTACAGTCGGTTTACTGGATCTGCGCTGACAAGCTGGTCCGTCTGTGGGCACCGTTCCTTGTTTATACCTGCGAAGAGGTATGGCAGCACTTCAACGATGAGAGTGAAAAGAGTGTTCACTATACCGAGTATCCGGCCGTTGAAAACTATCCGGATGCGGAAGAACTCAAGAAGACGTTCGGCGAGCTGCTGTCGCTGCGCTCGGATGCAAGCAAGGCTCTGGAAGATGCGCGCAATGCAAATCTGATCCACAGCTCCCAGGAGGCGGAGCTTGAAATTCACTGCACCGCCGCGGATGAAGATCTGCTCAAGGGCACGTTGAACAATGCGGCTGCCCAGTGGCTGATTGTCTCGAAGGTTTCCTTTGCGGCCGGCGACAAGCGTCAGGTTGTTGTCAAGAAGGCGCCCGGTACCAAGTGCCCGCGCTGCTGGAACTATACCGAGGAAGCTGACAGCGAAGGTCTCTGCCCGCGCTGCCACCGTGTTATGAACAAGTAATAACGATCTTACCGGATCATTCATGAATGAGGTCGTCCGACGGGCGGCCTTTTTCGATGAAACAGAGTTTCCTGCGGATTTTCGCTTTACGTAGGCGATTGCATAGGAATCCGGTATACTGGATCCGTTGTGCTTTGACGAGGGGATTTTTACATGCTGAAGAAATCGCATTTTATCGGGACAAGGGACTTTTACAGACATACGCTGCAGATCGCGGTGCCGATCATGGTACAGGACGGCATCACGAATTTTGTCGGCATGCTGGACAATATCATGGTCGGCCAGGTCGGAACCAATGAAATGTCGGGAGTTGCGATCGTCAATCAGCTGATCTTCGTCTATAACCTGATGATTTTCGGGGGCCTGGCCGGGATCGGCATCTTCACGGCCCAGTTTGCCGGAAAGAATGACCAGGAAGGCATCCGTTACACGATCCGCATGAAGGTGATGCTTGGACTTCTTTTGAGCGGATT of the Galactobacillus timonensis genome contains:
- the ileS gene encoding isoleucine--tRNA ligase; translation: MTVDYKNTLHMPDTEFEMRGNLAKKEPGILKQWEEDNYFQNILAHHKGQKAFVLHDGPPYANGNLHAGTAMNRCIKDFTNRTHAMSGYYTPYFPGWDTHGLPIENAIQKLGVDRKKLSPAEFRKKCEEYAHQQIAQQMATEKRLGQIGDYDHPYITLNKEFEKRQIKAFESMALQGLIFQGLKPVYWSPYNETAVADSEIVYRDVTDATIYLAFQIADGKGILDSSDYYVIWTTTPWTIPSNEAVSLNPDLEYAEVQTEKGRLIMLAKFVDPLLAKFHLTNQGVLRTFKGRELEGITYHHVVFDKECPTLLGSHVEDQDGTGVVHTAGGHGLDDFNVCRKYGLDPINTVDSVGNMNENAGKYQGMFFEDCSKAIIHDMNEQGCLLAVEPITHSYPHDDRLKKKVIFRAVKQWFCSIDKVRDKLLDEIDHQIVWHNEWGQVRMHNMIADREDWCISRQRLWGVPIPIFYCEDGSPIMEKEVFDHIADLFGEYGSNVWFERDAKGLLPEGYTNPKSPNGIFTKEKDIMDVWFDSGSSWSELEARGLEYPCDMYFEGSDQYRGWFNSSLIVGSCVKGCAPYREVLSHGYVVDSKGEKMSKSLGNVVNPMDIINKNGADVFRLWAATSDFKADLKLGPDNIKQVSDQYRKIRNTFRFLLGNVNPKDFDPKKDMVAYSDLEPVDRYILVRLDETVKSVREDVLEYDYVSSVKALMNFMVNELSSYYCDFTKDILYCNDLNDHRRRQVQSVYWICADKLVRLWAPFLVYTCEEVWQHFNDESEKSVHYTEYPAVENYPDAEELKKTFGELLSLRSDASKALEDARNANLIHSSQEAELEIHCTAADEDLLKGTLNNAAAQWLIVSKVSFAAGDKRQVVVKKAPGTKCPRCWNYTEEADSEGLCPRCHRVMNK
- a CDS encoding cell division protein SepF, which gives rise to MGFKDKFLNFVAPADEDDEDDEDETEEEETEEYTREEERPRSDTYEQTRNTKVKASSVSADTKMVLFEPRSFEEAQEIARHLKSRRAAVVNLHRLQRDYAQRTIDFLTGVVFALDGTIQKIGHNVILCTPKSIGVDGAISLENDDE
- a CDS encoding DivIVA domain-containing protein → MTAPRPTFRVMKNGYDRFAVDDAIERYAAQVDQLQKQLDAFRTQLDETQKRLRQVEQQYNAMVSSAQAQKEAADNIARLSLREANQIISTAQKNADDIVRESLQTARLILTDLSKLYGGAEEVKDTTKENLEKVIKDLNSFELPRMPDLRWLEEAEKKLR
- a CDS encoding YlmH/Sll1252 family protein, encoding MNDETERLLEHLKDLERRRDVRGIHTESGFLNEEEQAQAIVRFPPSDMIRYVGGYPDARKKKVIFPRDLEDDFSDIVCIAADVDLRFRKIGHRDILGSLMALQIDRHSIGDLFLDEQLSLAVIYTGSEMARFLIDNYHSIANLNVSFREVDPIIPERRQEEIIVNVAALRMDCVTAALAHTSRENAKEMIRQGKVMVNHRLLEKADSLCNNNCTISIRGIGRFTYVSEHGRTRKNRVTALFLKEL